One window from the genome of Variovorax sp. PAMC26660 encodes:
- the ttcA gene encoding tRNA 2-thiocytidine(32) synthetase TtcA, with amino-acid sequence MNAVWIDEAPAAADATANSLKIERETHKLEKRLCREVGRAIVDYNMIEEGDKVMVCVSGGKDSYALLDILLKLKARAPIHFDIVAVNLDQKQPGFPEEVLPKYLSDLGVDFHIENQDTYSIVKRVIPEGKTTCGLCSRLRRGILYRVADELGATKVALGHHRDDMLQTFFLNMFFAGKLKSMPPKLVSDDGKHVVIRPLAYVAEKDTVRWAQHRQFPIIPCTLCGSQENLQRKQVGEMLREWDKKHPGRVENMFTALQNVVPSHLLDGTRHDFKGLKATGVADDEGDKAFDTPSFDLLSQAPSALRIVQG; translated from the coding sequence ATGAACGCCGTCTGGATCGACGAGGCGCCCGCCGCCGCCGACGCCACTGCCAATTCCCTGAAGATCGAACGCGAGACGCACAAGCTCGAAAAGCGCCTGTGCCGCGAGGTCGGCCGTGCCATCGTCGACTACAACATGATCGAAGAGGGCGACAAGGTCATGGTCTGCGTCTCGGGCGGAAAAGACAGCTACGCGCTGCTCGACATCCTGCTCAAGCTCAAGGCCCGCGCGCCGATTCACTTCGACATCGTCGCCGTCAACCTCGACCAGAAGCAGCCTGGCTTTCCCGAAGAAGTGCTGCCCAAGTACCTGAGCGACCTGGGCGTGGACTTCCACATCGAGAACCAGGACACCTACAGCATCGTCAAGCGCGTGATTCCCGAGGGCAAGACCACCTGCGGGCTGTGCAGCCGGCTGCGCCGCGGCATCCTGTACCGCGTGGCGGACGAGCTGGGCGCCACCAAGGTCGCGCTGGGCCACCACCGCGACGACATGCTGCAGACCTTCTTCCTCAACATGTTCTTCGCCGGCAAGTTGAAGAGCATGCCGCCCAAGCTGGTGAGCGACGACGGCAAGCATGTCGTGATCCGTCCGCTGGCCTACGTGGCCGAAAAAGACACGGTGCGCTGGGCGCAGCACCGCCAATTCCCGATCATTCCCTGCACGCTGTGCGGCAGCCAGGAAAACCTGCAACGCAAGCAGGTCGGCGAGATGCTGCGCGAGTGGGACAAGAAGCACCCCGGCCGCGTGGAGAACATGTTCACCGCGCTGCAGAACGTCGTGCCTTCTCACCTGCTCGACGGAACGCGGCACGACTTCAAGGGTCTGAAGGCGACGGGCGTGGCAGACGACGAGGGTGACAAGGCCTTCGACACGCCCTCTTTCGACCTGCTCTCCCAGGCACCCTCGGCCCTGCGCATCGTCCAGGGCTGA
- a CDS encoding DUF4136 domain-containing protein: MKLALSALLLVATLSGCATSWVVDSNVKSFSSLGTVAPGATYRFERLPSQQADTARQESLEAMAAAALDKVGLRRDDTKPQYSAQIGARVTAGLSPWADPWLYDGPWGYGGYGYGRRFYGGGWYGGPVFMPPAANPWYEREVSIVLREVGSNRVVYETRARNDGPYNASAAILPVMFQAALQGFPNPPQGERQVNIDLNPPTAKK; the protein is encoded by the coding sequence ATGAAACTTGCGCTTTCCGCTCTTCTTTTAGTAGCAACCCTGTCGGGCTGCGCCACCTCCTGGGTGGTCGACAGCAACGTGAAAAGCTTCTCTTCGCTCGGCACCGTGGCCCCCGGCGCCACCTACCGCTTCGAGCGGCTACCCTCGCAGCAGGCGGACACCGCCCGACAGGAATCACTCGAAGCCATGGCCGCCGCCGCGCTCGACAAGGTCGGCCTGCGCCGCGACGACACCAAGCCGCAATACAGCGCACAGATCGGTGCCCGCGTGACGGCCGGCCTCTCGCCCTGGGCCGACCCGTGGCTGTACGACGGCCCCTGGGGTTATGGCGGTTACGGCTACGGCCGGCGCTTCTACGGCGGCGGCTGGTACGGCGGCCCGGTGTTCATGCCGCCCGCGGCCAACCCCTGGTATGAGCGCGAGGTGAGCATCGTGCTGCGCGAGGTCGGCAGCAACCGCGTGGTCTACGAAACGCGGGCCCGCAACGACGGCCCCTACAACGCGAGCGCGGCCATCCTGCCGGTGATGTTCCAGGCGGCCTTGCAGGGCTTTCCCAATCCGCCGCAGGGCGAGCGCCAGGTGAACATCGACCTGAACCCGCCGACCGCGAAGAAATAG
- a CDS encoding histidine phosphatase family protein: protein MEEITRLIAVRHGETAWNVGTRIQGHIDIGLNATGLWQAERTGQALADEPIGVIYASDLSRAWQTAEAIAKPHGLPVQPEPRLRERAFGDLEGMSFAEIEAMKPEEAKRWRERDPEFEPVGGESLLTFRDRITGVASELAARHPGELVTLVAHGGVMDVLYRAATRQALQAPRTWQLGNAAINRMLWTPEGFSLVGWSDTAHLAHPDAGNALDETTT, encoded by the coding sequence ATGGAAGAAATCACCCGTTTGATCGCCGTGCGCCACGGCGAAACCGCCTGGAATGTCGGCACCCGCATCCAGGGGCACATCGACATCGGCCTCAATGCCACCGGCCTCTGGCAGGCAGAGCGCACCGGCCAGGCGCTGGCGGACGAACCCATCGGCGTCATCTACGCCAGCGATCTTTCGCGCGCCTGGCAGACCGCCGAGGCCATCGCCAAGCCCCACGGCCTGCCGGTGCAGCCCGAGCCCCGCCTGCGCGAGCGCGCTTTCGGTGACCTGGAGGGCATGAGCTTCGCGGAGATCGAGGCGATGAAGCCCGAAGAAGCCAAGCGCTGGCGCGAGCGCGACCCCGAGTTCGAACCTGTAGGCGGCGAGAGCCTGCTGACGTTCCGCGACCGCATCACGGGCGTGGCTTCGGAGCTGGCGGCGCGCCATCCGGGCGAACTGGTCACGCTGGTGGCGCATGGCGGCGTGATGGACGTGCTGTACCGGGCGGCCACCCGCCAGGCCTTGCAGGCTCCGCGCACCTGGCAACTCGGCAATGCGGCCATCAACCGCATGCTGTGGACGCCCGAAGGCTTCAGCCTCGTGGGCTGGAGCGACACCGCGCACCTGGCCCATCCGGATGCGGGCAACGCGCTCGACGAGACGACGACCTGA